The window TCCTTGTCTTCTTCCCGGATGCCAACGCCCTTATCAATTACCCTGGTTACCACAAAGCCTTCCTCCTCTGCTACCACAACCTGGATCACAGAATCCTTAAAGGAAAACTTAATGGCGTTTGTCAACAAGTTCATCAGCACCTGGCTCATATATATTTTATCATAAGAAAGCCATAATGCCTGTTCCTGAGCAACTACTTCAAGATGCTGCCCCTTTTCCTGAGCAATTGGCTCATTCATCTGCACAACCTCCTCTACCAGGCGCAGGTAGTTGTGGTTTTCTTTCTGCACTTTTAATGTGCCTGCCTCTATCTGCGATATATCCAGGATATTATTGAGCAGGCTAAGCGCTCCTGCACTGATAGTGCTGATGAGCCTGATATATTCTTTCTGCTGCGGGCTTAGGCTTTCACTGCCCTTAGTGTCGGACAACAGCTTGCTCAGCAAAAAAATATTGCTCAATGGGTTTCTGATATCGTGGGCGGCAATGCCTATGTATTTATTTTTTTCCTGGCTAACTTCCTCAAGCCTGCTGTTTGCCAGCTCCAGTTGCCTTTTTTTAGATTTGATGTTATAAATGGCCAGAGACAGGATAAAAAAAGTAAAAGTACGTACAGCGCTATTCCAGTAAAGTGTAGCCACATAGCTGTAGGTAAAACCCGACTGGAGTTCTACCAGGAACCAGAGCAGGCTGCTGATGCCCGCAACAGCCAGGCTGTCTTTTTTATTAGTGGCTCCATGTGCCGATACTACGTAAATAGGCAACAGATAGAGCAGGGATGAAGAAAGCTCAAAGCCGGTAGAATAGTCAATGAAAGACACCAGCAGCAGGAGAACATAGGCCACAGCATTCACAACAACCCTATGGCGA of the Flammeovirgaceae bacterium 311 genome contains:
- a CDS encoding histidine kinase (COG0642 Signal transduction histidine kinase), which codes for MNAVAYVLLLLVSFIDYSTGFELSSSLLYLLPIYVVSAHGATNKKDSLAVAGISSLLWFLVELQSGFTYSYVATLYWNSAVRTFTFFILSLAIYNIKSKKRQLELANSRLEEVSQEKNKYIGIAAHDIRNPLSNIFLLSKLLSDTKGSESLSPQQKEYIRLISTISAGALSLLNNILDISQIEAGTLKVQKENHNYLRLVEEVVQMNEPIAQEKGQHLEVVAQEQALWLSYDKIYMSQVLMNLLTNAIKFSFKDSVIQVVVAEEEGFVVTRVIDKGVGIREEDKEKIFKAFEKAQNQPTGGERSSGLGLAIVKKIIEAHEGKIGLESSYGQGTTFYYSLPKERVAVPAA